Proteins found in one Amblyraja radiata isolate CabotCenter1 chromosome 45, sAmbRad1.1.pri, whole genome shotgun sequence genomic segment:
- the LOC116968546 gene encoding late histone H2A.L3-like → MVSGRGKTSGKARAKAKSRSTRAGLQFPVGRVHRHLRKGNYAQRVGAGAPVYLADVLEYLTAEILELAGNAARDNKKSRFIPRHLQLAVCNDEELNKLLGGVTIAQGGVLPNIQAVLLPKKTGGASK, encoded by the coding sequence TCGAGGAAAAACCAGCGGCAAAGCTCGGGCCAAGGCAAAGTCTCGCTCGACCCGGGCTGGACTGCAGTTCCCGGTCGGTCGTGTTCATAGGCACTTGAGAAAGGGCAACTATGCTCAGCGGGTGGGTGCAGGAGCCCCTGTCTATCTGGCTGATGTGCTCGAGTATCTGACGGCTGAAATCCTCGAGCTGGCCGGCAACGCGGCCCGGGACAACAAGAAGAGCCGCTTCATCCCCAGACATCTGCAGCTGGCCGTCTGCAACGACGAGGAGCTCAACAAGCTGCTGGGAGGGGTGACCATCGCTCAGGGCGGTGTGTTGCCCAATATCCAGGCCGTGCTGTTGCCCAAGAAAACCGGCGGAGCGAGCAAGTAA